Proteins encoded within one genomic window of Spiroplasma sabaudiense Ar-1343:
- the lysS gene encoding lysine--tRNA ligase, whose protein sequence is MKDKFERAFTEQEQVRREKYKKLAHENRDPFKVTKFSRTTTIQEAIEKFSSFTKEDLLNLKQENLKIAGRIRLFREAGKKAIFANIQDQESNIQIYARQDELGDSEFEYFRDLDLGDIIGLEGTLMKTDHGELTLRVKKYTLLSKSLRPLPDKHSGIADIEEKYRRRYVDLIMNPETKKTFQARTKIIRKIQDILDNKGYMEVETPILHTINGGAAAKPFITHYNALDREFYLRIATELHLKRLIVGGFEGVYEIGRIFRNEGMDTRHNPEFTSIELYVAYEDMDFLMDLTENIFKECSLLIQEKTNIEYGGHKLELGKKWKRWHMVDAIKEITGIDFWKQMTYAEATKIAKQKGIQVEKHHLSVGHIINLFFEEFVEDKIIEPTFIYGHPKEISPLSKTNNQDSRFTDRFELFIIGREYANAFAELNNPIDQYERFVDQIKEADAGNDEATGMDIDFIEALEYGFPPTAGIGIGIDRLVMLLTNSESIKDVLLFPQMKPRS, encoded by the coding sequence ATGAAAGATAAATTTGAAAGAGCCTTTACAGAACAAGAACAAGTTCGCAGAGAAAAATATAAAAAACTAGCTCATGAAAATCGCGACCCATTTAAGGTAACTAAGTTTTCCCGAACAACAACCATTCAAGAAGCTATTGAAAAATTTAGCAGTTTTACAAAAGAAGATTTATTAAATTTAAAACAAGAAAATCTAAAAATTGCAGGAAGAATTCGTTTGTTTAGAGAAGCTGGTAAAAAAGCAATCTTTGCAAATATTCAAGACCAAGAAAGCAATATTCAAATTTATGCACGTCAAGACGAGTTGGGTGATTCAGAATTTGAATATTTTCGTGACCTTGATTTAGGAGACATTATTGGTCTAGAAGGAACTTTAATGAAAACAGATCATGGAGAATTAACACTAAGAGTTAAGAAATACACACTTCTGTCAAAAAGTTTACGACCATTACCAGATAAACATTCAGGAATTGCTGACATCGAAGAAAAGTACCGCCGTCGCTATGTTGATTTGATAATGAATCCAGAAACAAAGAAAACTTTTCAAGCAAGAACAAAAATAATTAGAAAAATTCAAGATATTCTAGATAATAAAGGTTACATGGAGGTCGAAACCCCGATTTTACATACCATAAACGGAGGGGCTGCTGCAAAACCATTTATTACCCACTACAACGCTTTGGACAGGGAGTTCTATTTACGGATTGCCACTGAGCTTCATTTAAAAAGGTTAATTGTTGGTGGCTTTGAGGGAGTTTATGAAATCGGACGTATTTTTAGAAATGAAGGAATGGACACAAGACATAATCCAGAATTTACTTCAATAGAACTTTATGTGGCGTATGAAGACATGGATTTTTTAATGGATTTAACAGAAAACATTTTTAAAGAATGTTCGTTGTTGATTCAAGAAAAAACAAATATTGAATATGGTGGTCATAAACTAGAACTTGGTAAAAAGTGGAAACGCTGACACATGGTTGATGCAATAAAAGAAATTACAGGTATTGATTTTTGAAAACAAATGACCTATGCTGAAGCCACAAAAATAGCTAAACAGAAAGGCATTCAAGTTGAAAAACACCATCTCTCTGTTGGCCACATAATTAACTTATTTTTCGAAGAATTTGTTGAGGATAAAATTATTGAACCAACATTTATTTATGGTCATCCAAAAGAAATTTCGCCATTATCAAAAACAAATAATCAGGATTCAAGATTTACAGATCGTTTCGAGTTATTCATAATCGGTCGTGAGTATGCAAACGCTTTTGCAGAGTTAAACAACCCAATTGACCAATATGAGCGATTTGTAGACCAAATTAAAGAAGCTGACGCTGGAAACGATGAAGCAACAGGAATGGACATTGACTTTATTGAGGCTCTGGAATATGGGTTTCCACCAACTGCTGGAATCGGAATTGGCATTGATCGCCTTGTCATGTTGCTAACAAACTCAGAGTCTATAAAAGATGTTCTATTATTTCCTCAAATGAAACCGAGAAGCTAA
- a CDS encoding DUF1904 family protein, with translation MPIFNFYGTNEEVVKKFAAKSSELALNLNAPEQAFSFWNITSISTNTNLVKIEIKWKKREEAMKAWVSDLLQNFFTQIDSKKETVVIFSEIDDNYYKSGKKS, from the coding sequence ATGCCAATATTTAATTTTTATGGAACAAACGAAGAAGTTGTAAAAAAATTTGCAGCTAAATCGTCAGAATTAGCATTGAACTTAAATGCCCCAGAACAAGCTTTTTCTTTTTGAAATATAACATCAATCTCGACAAACACAAATCTTGTTAAAATTGAGATAAAGTGAAAAAAACGCGAAGAAGCAATGAAGGCATGGGTCTCTGATTTATTGCAAAACTTTTTCACACAAATAGATTCTAAAAAAGAAACTGTTGTAATTTTTTCAGAAATCGATGATAACTACTACAAGTCTGGTAAAAAATCTTAA
- a CDS encoding IspD/TarI family cytidylyltransferase, with product MTSVIIVASGNSDRFGKEDKLLSKIGNDAVIQKTCQLFLQENEIEKIIVVCKFEIEKHIREVFKNNEKIVFTNGGCTRSDSVKKGLKICKTPKVLIHDGARPFASQRLLNKILQETKRNDAVVPWIPVTNTLKKINPQIQTLNREDFIQTQTPQGFSTKIIKLAYKKSDRDDFFDDCEAVENLKLKVRIKLVEGEISNKKITFIEDLSPNT from the coding sequence ATGACTTCAGTAATTATAGTAGCATCGGGCAATAGCGACCGCTTTGGAAAAGAAGACAAGTTACTTTCTAAAATTGGTAATGATGCAGTAATTCAAAAAACTTGCCAATTATTTTTACAAGAAAATGAAATTGAAAAAATCATTGTTGTTTGTAAATTTGAGATTGAAAAACATATTCGTGAGGTATTTAAAAATAATGAAAAAATCGTTTTCACTAATGGAGGCTGCACTAGATCTGACTCAGTTAAAAAGGGATTAAAAATTTGTAAAACCCCGAAAGTTCTAATCCATGATGGAGCAAGACCATTTGCTTCACAAAGACTTTTAAATAAAATCTTGCAAGAAACAAAACGAAATGATGCTGTGGTTCCTTGAATTCCAGTGACAAATACATTAAAAAAAATTAATCCCCAAATTCAGACTCTAAATCGTGAGGATTTTATTCAAACTCAAACTCCTCAAGGGTTCTCAACTAAAATTATTAAACTAGCATACAAAAAATCTGACAGAGATGATTTCTTTGATGACTGCGAGGCTGTTGAAAATTTAAAATTAAAAGTGAGAATAAAATTAGTTGAAGGAGAAATAAGTAACAAAAAAATCACCTTTATTGAAGATTTATCCCCAAACACTTAA
- a CDS encoding class-II aminoacyl-tRNA synthetase family protein: MKYGISLGYSSKLDKLETIKGISEIKKKLKTKLIEKNLLLEINPAIVTNKSLWLNDDFQGTQRAIDFDILEQSFYGELLQSNNKYRRYLLMKNDLKNVGDGFISDFSCVKRDVKTSNTISNVYDEIGFEIVVNNYDSSNLNEFVVGLYSQILMISDEIKELYPKLQRVQLSNELTFISFTKLKSLYPFLSFRERLNRFGRENGSFALTNFVKKLFNSKELNNFSEDVFDFNSYIKLYAYNSITETSISIAYIGYSVDREILQEQNRLLKENFKTKTGFNHLVTTEKLPLTLTGGIFLSKLTMLILEKNHIAEVQSSIWPKEFEIFCQKNNINIF, translated from the coding sequence ATGAAGTATGGCATAAGTTTAGGTTATAGTTCAAAACTAGATAAGTTGGAAACAATTAAGGGAATAAGTGAAATTAAAAAAAAGTTAAAGACAAAATTAATTGAAAAAAATCTTTTACTAGAAATTAATCCAGCAATTGTTACAAATAAATCACTTTGACTAAATGATGACTTTCAAGGAACTCAAAGAGCAATTGATTTTGACATTTTGGAGCAAAGTTTTTATGGTGAGTTATTACAATCTAACAATAAGTACCGTAGATATTTGTTAATGAAAAACGATTTGAAAAATGTCGGTGATGGTTTTATTTCAGATTTTTCTTGTGTTAAAAGGGATGTAAAAACAAGTAACACTATTTCGAATGTTTACGATGAGATTGGTTTTGAAATAGTTGTAAATAACTACGATTCATCTAATTTAAATGAATTTGTTGTTGGACTTTATAGTCAAATACTTATGATAAGTGATGAAATTAAGGAATTATATCCAAAACTTCAAAGAGTGCAATTATCAAATGAACTAACTTTCATTAGTTTTACAAAATTAAAAAGCTTATACCCATTTCTCTCTTTTAGAGAACGACTGAATCGTTTTGGAAGAGAGAATGGTAGTTTTGCATTAACAAATTTTGTAAAAAAATTATTTAACTCAAAAGAATTAAATAATTTTTCTGAAGATGTTTTTGACTTTAATTCCTATATAAAGTTGTATGCCTATAATTCGATAACAGAAACATCGATTTCAATCGCTTACATTGGTTATTCAGTAGATCGAGAAATCCTTCAAGAGCAAAACCGGCTTTTAAAAGAAAATTTCAAAACTAAAACTGGGTTTAATCACTTAGTAACAACAGAAAAACTACCACTAACTTTAACAGGGGGAATATTCCTGTCAAAACTCACGATGCTAATTTTAGAAAAAAATCACATCGCGGAAGTACAATCATCAATTTGACCAAAAGAATTCGAGATTTTTTGTCAAAAAAACAATATAAATATTTTTTAG
- the mgtA gene encoding magnesium-translocating P-type ATPase has protein sequence MHKISKVNKTNKIVYKNDALLENYANLDQDQILKEFNVSGFGLSRKEVEEKTAAFGKNTLKKIRYNFALEFFKNYFGPFNLILMAITAYNFTEYFTAADSDIFSLVGALIVLTMILLSGTIGYVQSIKSFYISKRLSSIVTNTATVIRSNEERETVINKNNYLKLVKKSREINIVDLVPGDLIYLSSGDMIPADVRILWSKDMFVNQSSLTGESMPVEKNAKNKGETLLEFNNICLSGTSVVSGAALAVVVFTGTQTYFSAIQTIVRAKKPLNSFEKGIRKVTAMLMCFMIVMVPIVFALYGSTKSDWSGALILAFSVAVGLTPELLPVIVTANLSRGANKLSKEKVVIKNLGSIQNLGAIDILCTDKTGTLTNDKIELTKVHTLDNKESDEVLKLLYLNSYFQTGLKNPMDNAVLDYIMEGNKISIQDKYQKYDEIPFDFNRRKLTIVVNDNEGNKTIICKGAVEELIKTCTKVYYKNEIIDLDEDLRRQILSTASRMNKEGLRCLGVAYREETDATKESYTEKDEHDLIFKGFASFLDAPKPSASKMIKLLKDNGVDLKILTGDNEEITKTICKRVGLKIRGVLSGTDIEKMTELQLKAAVERTNVFVKLNPLQKVKVIEVLKSNDHIVGFMGDGINDAPVLRQSDVAISVHNATDIAKEASDIILLEKSLLVLEKAIIQGRTIFGNILKYIKITASSNFGNALSLSISAAALPFFAMQPVQLLFQNLLYDFSQFAVAFDKVDKKFLMTPQRWSAKDMVPFILINGPVSSIFDLATFAILGFGYQYFDADKVKMFNAGWFMVGLTTQSLVVQVMRTEKIPFLHSKASWQLNVMTIFTCVAAVAIPYLPYINTGLGMERPAFTFIPVAIALVGMYLVLGQLVKVGYIKVFKKWL, from the coding sequence ATGCACAAAATTTCAAAAGTTAATAAAACAAATAAAATTGTTTATAAAAATGATGCTTTACTAGAAAATTATGCCAATTTAGATCAAGATCAAATATTGAAAGAATTTAATGTTTCGGGATTTGGTCTAAGCCGTAAAGAAGTTGAAGAAAAGACAGCAGCATTTGGTAAAAATACATTAAAAAAAATTCGTTACAACTTCGCTTTAGAATTTTTTAAAAACTATTTTGGACCATTTAATTTAATTTTAATGGCAATCACTGCTTATAATTTTACAGAATATTTTACAGCAGCAGATTCTGATATTTTTTCCCTGGTAGGGGCTTTAATAGTATTAACAATGATTCTTTTAAGCGGGACAATTGGATATGTTCAGTCAATAAAATCATTTTATATTTCTAAACGACTAAGTTCGATAGTAACTAATACGGCAACAGTTATTAGATCCAATGAAGAACGAGAAACAGTTATCAACAAGAATAACTATTTAAAATTAGTAAAAAAAAGCCGCGAAATTAACATTGTTGATTTGGTTCCGGGGGATTTGATTTATTTGTCAAGTGGGGATATGATTCCCGCAGATGTTAGAATTTTATGAAGCAAAGACATGTTTGTTAATCAATCGTCTTTAACTGGTGAATCAATGCCAGTTGAAAAAAATGCTAAAAACAAAGGAGAAACCTTATTAGAATTTAATAACATTTGTCTATCTGGGACTAGTGTTGTTTCAGGAGCGGCCCTAGCGGTTGTTGTTTTCACTGGGACTCAAACTTATTTTTCAGCCATTCAAACAATTGTTCGTGCTAAAAAACCTTTAAATAGTTTTGAAAAGGGAATAAGAAAAGTAACTGCAATGTTAATGTGTTTTATGATAGTAATGGTTCCAATTGTTTTTGCTCTATATGGATCAACTAAGAGTGACTGATCTGGAGCTTTAATTCTAGCATTTTCTGTTGCTGTGGGATTGACCCCAGAACTTTTGCCAGTAATTGTAACAGCAAATTTATCAAGAGGTGCCAATAAGTTAAGTAAAGAAAAAGTAGTTATAAAAAATTTGGGTTCAATTCAAAATTTGGGCGCAATTGATATTCTTTGTACTGATAAAACCGGAACCTTAACAAATGATAAAATCGAATTAACAAAAGTTCACACTCTGGACAATAAAGAAAGTGACGAAGTGTTAAAGTTGTTGTATCTTAATAGTTATTTTCAAACCGGTTTAAAAAACCCAATGGATAATGCTGTCTTAGATTATATTATGGAAGGTAATAAAATTTCTATTCAAGATAAATACCAAAAATATGATGAAATTCCATTCGATTTTAATAGACGTAAACTAACCATTGTTGTCAACGATAACGAAGGTAATAAAACAATTATTTGTAAGGGAGCGGTTGAAGAATTAATTAAAACTTGCACAAAGGTTTATTATAAAAATGAAATCATTGATTTAGATGAAGATTTAAGAAGACAAATTTTATCAACTGCTAGTCGAATGAATAAAGAAGGCTTGCGTTGCTTGGGTGTGGCTTATCGTGAAGAGACTGACGCAACAAAGGAAAGCTATACAGAAAAAGACGAACACGATTTAATTTTTAAAGGATTTGCAAGTTTTTTAGATGCTCCAAAACCTTCAGCTTCGAAAATGATAAAGTTATTAAAAGATAACGGTGTTGATTTAAAAATACTAACTGGTGACAACGAGGAAATAACAAAAACCATTTGTAAACGAGTGGGGTTAAAAATTCGCGGAGTCCTATCAGGAACTGATATTGAAAAAATGACTGAATTACAATTAAAAGCGGCTGTTGAACGTACAAATGTTTTTGTAAAATTAAACCCATTACAAAAAGTTAAAGTAATTGAAGTTTTAAAAAGCAATGATCATATTGTTGGTTTCATGGGAGATGGGATTAACGATGCTCCAGTTTTAAGACAAAGCGATGTTGCAATTTCGGTTCATAACGCAACAGATATTGCCAAAGAGGCGAGTGATATAATTCTTCTAGAAAAATCACTTTTAGTTCTAGAAAAAGCTATCATTCAGGGAAGAACTATTTTTGGTAACATATTAAAATATATCAAAATAACCGCATCTTCTAATTTTGGAAATGCACTAAGTTTATCAATTTCAGCGGCAGCATTACCATTTTTTGCAATGCAACCGGTGCAATTGCTATTTCAAAACTTATTATATGACTTTTCACAATTTGCAGTTGCATTCGATAAAGTAGATAAGAAATTTTTAATGACGCCCCAAAGGTGAAGTGCCAAGGATATGGTACCCTTCATTTTGATAAATGGACCAGTAAGTAGTATTTTCGATTTAGCAACATTTGCTATTTTAGGATTTGGTTATCAATACTTCGATGCTGATAAAGTCAAAATGTTTAATGCTGGTTGGTTTATGGTCGGATTAACCACCCAATCACTTGTTGTTCAAGTAATGAGAACTGAAAAAATACCATTCCTTCACTCAAAAGCTTCGTGACAACTCAATGTTATGACAATTTTCACATGTGTAGCCGCGGTGGCAATTCCTTACTTGCCATATATTAATACTGGCTTGGGAATGGAACGCCCAGCATTTACATTTATACCGGTTGCAATTGCGCTTGTAGGAATGTATTTGGTTTTAGGTCAACTTGTTAAAGTTGGATATATTAAAGTATTTAAAAAATGATTATAA
- a CDS encoding single-stranded DNA-binding protein: MNQVQLIGRITKDLELRNSSAGKSFVAFTLAVSSYSSGKEFTNFIPCFAWERSAENMAKYLSKGSLIAVEGSISARSENKDGVYQNIVTVTAQRVEFLESRNSNQSRDFEPVQDFNPQPNSNFDLDVVNNFSANENKETPVKQSFSNDDDDSILWD; encoded by the coding sequence ATGAATCAAGTTCAATTGATCGGTCGTATTACCAAAGATTTAGAATTAAGAAACTCTTCGGCAGGAAAATCTTTTGTTGCTTTTACTTTAGCGGTTAGTTCATATAGTTCAGGGAAGGAATTCACAAACTTTATTCCTTGCTTCGCTTGAGAACGAAGTGCTGAAAATATGGCAAAATATTTATCAAAGGGTAGCTTAATTGCGGTTGAAGGTTCTATAAGTGCTAGAAGTGAAAACAAAGACGGTGTTTATCAAAACATTGTAACTGTAACTGCTCAAAGAGTTGAATTTCTAGAATCACGTAATTCGAATCAAAGCAGAGATTTTGAACCAGTTCAAGATTTTAACCCACAGCCAAATTCAAATTTTGATTTAGATGTTGTTAATAATTTCTCTGCAAACGAGAATAAGGAAACACCAGTGAAACAATCATTTTCAAATGATGATGATGATTCAATTTTATGAGATTAA
- the rplI gene encoding 50S ribosomal protein L9: protein MQVILLQDVKNYGKKDQVVEVSDGYAMNYLLPKKLAVKASQESINLLKSKIKKEDINKKADIEKTQKLKEAIEAITLNFKLAQKDGKSFGSVSQAQIEEKMLKEYQIKIDKRKLLKHENLNQIGLFYIKLKLDFNIEATINVKIESKE from the coding sequence ATGCAAGTTATTTTATTACAAGATGTTAAAAATTATGGCAAAAAAGATCAAGTAGTCGAAGTTTCAGATGGCTATGCAATGAACTACTTACTACCAAAAAAATTAGCAGTAAAAGCGAGTCAAGAATCAATAAACTTATTAAAAAGCAAAATTAAAAAAGAGGACATTAACAAAAAAGCCGATATTGAAAAAACCCAAAAATTGAAAGAAGCTATTGAAGCAATTACTTTAAATTTTAAATTAGCACAAAAGGATGGAAAATCTTTTGGTTCAGTATCTCAAGCGCAAATTGAAGAAAAAATGTTAAAAGAATACCAAATAAAAATTGATAAACGCAAACTTTTAAAACATGAAAACCTAAATCAAATTGGATTATTTTACATTAAGTTAAAATTGGATTTCAATATTGAAGCAACTATTAATGTTAAAATAGAAAGTAAAGAATAA
- the rpsR gene encoding 30S ribosomal protein S18 has product MKKFNVRRKKVNFFAKNEINYIDYKDVELLKKFISGNGQILPKRVTGTSPKHQRMLSTAIKRARIMGLLPFVVQ; this is encoded by the coding sequence ATGAAAAAATTTAATGTAAGAAGAAAAAAAGTAAACTTTTTTGCAAAAAATGAAATAAACTATATTGACTATAAAGATGTTGAGTTGCTAAAGAAATTCATTTCAGGTAATGGCCAAATTTTACCAAAACGTGTAACAGGAACTTCACCAAAGCATCAAAGAATGCTATCAACAGCGATTAAACGCGCAAGAATAATGGGACTACTTCCTTTCGTAGTTCAATAG
- the rpsF gene encoding 30S ribosomal protein S6: MVRKYEIMYILDQDTTEVKDIQSKLHAILETNGGKIIESSDWGLKNFAYEINRKEKGYYTVLITETSSENINEFQRIAKIDKNVVRVMVINTESEKRYEQTTKLSKTDMTKYKEEKRAPKPFEKRFNREGYKGPNTTPTSSEQKVEKIEKEVE; this comes from the coding sequence ATGGTAAGAAAATATGAAATCATGTATATCCTTGACCAAGACACAACAGAGGTAAAAGATATACAGTCTAAATTGCATGCAATTCTAGAAACTAACGGGGGAAAAATTATTGAATCTTCTGACTGGGGGCTAAAAAACTTTGCTTACGAAATCAATCGTAAAGAAAAAGGATACTACACAGTTTTGATTACTGAAACTTCTTCAGAAAATATCAATGAATTTCAACGTATTGCAAAAATCGATAAGAATGTAGTTCGAGTAATGGTTATAAACACTGAATCTGAAAAAAGATACGAACAAACAACAAAATTATCAAAAACAGATATGACAAAATATAAAGAAGAGAAACGTGCTCCAAAGCCATTTGAAAAACGCTTTAATCGTGAAGGTTATAAAGGGCCCAACACAACACCAACAAGTTCTGAGCAAAAAGTAGAAAAAATCGAAAAAGAAGTAGAATAA
- the dusB gene encoding tRNA dihydrouridine synthase DusB — protein sequence MKIGDIEINGLAVLGPMAGTTNAAFRIICKENGANLVFAEMVSSEGLVHGNKKSFEMIKVEEIEHPITLQIFGFDLKSFVKAAQMVNKESNCDIIDINMGCPAPKVAVKSQAGANLLKYPEKIYEIVKEVVKVVNKPVTVKLRIGWDESCKNVVEIAKLCEAAGASALTIHGRTRAQFFTGKADWSYIKMVKDAVKIPIIGNGDVVDGPSALKMLKETNCDAVMVARAAQGNPWIFKQINHFLETREELGPPTFEEWKNVVIRHTKLLIEMKGEDLGVREMRKQILWYLAVLPKNDKIMEMKKICVKVETLNDILALINLYE from the coding sequence ATGAAAATTGGTGATATTGAGATTAATGGACTTGCCGTTCTAGGACCGATGGCTGGAACAACGAATGCCGCATTTAGAATAATTTGTAAAGAAAATGGAGCAAATTTAGTATTTGCTGAAATGGTTAGTTCTGAAGGCTTGGTTCATGGCAATAAAAAATCTTTTGAGATGATTAAGGTTGAAGAAATTGAACACCCAATCACATTACAGATTTTTGGCTTCGATTTAAAGTCATTTGTCAAAGCTGCTCAAATGGTAAATAAGGAATCAAATTGCGATATTATTGATATAAATATGGGATGTCCAGCACCAAAAGTTGCTGTAAAAAGTCAGGCTGGAGCAAACCTTCTCAAATATCCAGAGAAAATTTATGAAATTGTAAAAGAAGTTGTTAAAGTCGTCAACAAACCCGTCACTGTCAAATTGCGAATTGGGTGAGATGAAAGTTGTAAAAACGTTGTTGAAATCGCCAAATTGTGTGAAGCTGCAGGCGCTAGTGCCCTTACCATCCACGGGCGAACAAGAGCACAATTTTTTACCGGTAAGGCAGACTGAAGTTACATAAAAATGGTAAAAGATGCCGTTAAGATTCCGATTATTGGTAACGGAGACGTCGTTGATGGTCCTAGTGCTTTGAAAATGCTAAAGGAAACAAATTGTGACGCAGTTATGGTTGCTCGCGCAGCCCAAGGAAATCCATGAATTTTTAAACAAATTAATCACTTTTTAGAAACACGTGAAGAACTTGGACCACCAACATTTGAGGAATGAAAAAATGTTGTAATAAGACACACTAAACTTCTAATTGAAATGAAGGGTGAAGATTTAGGGGTCAGAGAAATGCGTAAGCAAATTTTATGATACCTTGCGGTTCTCCCTAAAAATGATAAAATAATGGAAATGAAAAAGATTTGTGTTAAAGTTGAAACTTTAAATGATATTTTGGCATTAATAAATCTTTACGAATAA
- a CDS encoding ABC transporter ATP-binding protein — MNNKEKNVAINPEGEFEVRNPESEFIVTEPFITSEEGVKAIKAKNKHQKQLTNKYSKQILEGKVVSTSGSKPYLDKNVIELVGVKKSYVTGDVETPVLKGVDITFKKGSFIVILGPSGSGKTTLLNLISGLDKTSEGDVFVLGSNLSLLKDSHLTKFRRDNVGFIFQQYNLLANLTAKENAEVGENLSKNKNKDMTIEDIFETIGMKEQMNKYPHQMSGGQQQRVSIARALAKNPDILFGDEPTGALDEEMGRKVLEILIQVNAKYKTTVIIVTHNPNIADIANTVVHVRNGLIDEVKNNPKPKKPSEIDWS, encoded by the coding sequence ATGAACAATAAAGAAAAAAATGTTGCCATCAATCCAGAAGGAGAATTCGAAGTAAGAAATCCAGAAAGCGAATTTATTGTAACAGAACCCTTTATTACATCCGAAGAAGGTGTTAAGGCTATCAAAGCTAAAAATAAACATCAAAAACAATTAACAAATAAATATTCAAAACAAATCCTTGAGGGAAAAGTTGTTTCTACTTCGGGTTCAAAACCCTATTTAGACAAAAATGTTATTGAACTTGTTGGGGTAAAAAAATCATATGTAACTGGTGATGTTGAAACTCCGGTTTTAAAAGGTGTAGACATAACTTTTAAAAAAGGAAGTTTTATAGTGATTTTGGGACCATCAGGTTCAGGAAAAACCACACTGCTTAATTTAATTTCTGGTCTTGACAAAACTAGTGAAGGTGATGTTTTTGTTCTTGGTTCAAACTTATCTCTATTAAAAGATTCGCATTTAACAAAATTTAGAAGAGACAATGTGGGTTTTATTTTTCAACAATACAACTTGTTGGCTAACTTAACTGCTAAAGAAAATGCAGAAGTTGGAGAAAATTTAAGTAAAAACAAAAACAAAGATATGACAATTGAAGACATTTTTGAAACAATTGGAATGAAAGAACAAATGAACAAATATCCACACCAAATGTCGGGTGGTCAACAACAAAGGGTTTCGATCGCCAGAGCCTTGGCTAAAAATCCTGATATCTTATTTGGAGATGAACCTACTGGTGCATTGGATGAGGAAATGGGCCGAAAGGTTTTAGAAATTTTAATCCAAGTAAATGCTAAATATAAAACAACAGTTATTATTGTAACTCATAACCCAAATATTGCAGATATTGCAAACACTGTGGTTCATGTTCGTAATGGATTGATCGACGAAGTTAAAAACAATCCCAAACCAAAAAAACCTTCAGAAATTGATTGATCATAA